Within the Sulfitobacter sp. JL08 genome, the region GGGGGCCAATTCGGGGCCAAGGGGGACAAGGCATGAAAACCAAAGACTATTTGATTATCGAAAGTGCGACCGGTCTGAGCCGCGCCGAAGTTGGCCGCTTGGGAACGGCGATCCTCTTCATTGTGGCGGTGATGATCTACGCAGGGTCCAAGTTCGCGCATATCGAACAGTCCTATCTGCTGGTCGCCGCTGCCGTCATCGGTGCCTACATGGCCATCAATATCGGTGCCAACGATGTGGCGAACAATGTCGGGCCTGCTGTTGGATCTTTTGCGCTGTCGCTGACAGGGGCCATTGTTATCGCCGCAATATTCGAGGCCGCAGGCGCGATTATTGCCGGTGGTGACGTCGTGAGCACCGTAAAGAAAGGCATCATCGACCCTGCGGATGTTGCAGATCCGCAAGTCTTTGTCTGGGTCATGATGGGCGCATTGACCGGTGCGGCAATCTGGCTGAACGCGGCCACATGGCTGGGCGCGCCGGTTTCGACCACACATTCGATCGTGGGCGGCGTCATGGGCGCGGGCATTGCAGCCGCGGGATGGGACGTGGTGAACTGGGACGCAATGGGCAAAATCGCCGCCAGTTGGGTCATTTCACCCGTCACCGGCGGGATCATTGCGGCCTTGTTCCTGTTCTTTCTCAAGCGGACGATCTTTTTCAAAGACGAACCGGTGGAATCCGCGCGCAAGGTTGTCCCGTTCATGATCGGGATCATGGTGTGGGCGTTTACGACCTATATTGCTCTGAAGGGGGTCAAGAAACTTGTCGAAATCGACTTTTTCAATGCGGTCCTAATTGGCCTTGTCGCCGGTCTTGTGGCGATCATTCTTGTCCGCCCGATGATCAATCGCGCGGTGCCTAGCCTGGAACACAACCGCGAAGGCGTGAACCGCCTGTTCACCATCCCGCTGATTATTTCAGCGGCTCTTCTGAGCTTTGCGCACGGGGCAAATGATGTGGCCAATGCCGTCGGTCCGCTTGCCGGTATTGTGGACGCGCTGACCGCCGGTGAAGGCGGCAGTTCGAAGGTGGCGATCCCGCTGTGGGTGATGGTGATCGGCGCACTTGGCATTTCCGTCGGGCTGGCGCTGTTCGGGCCCAAGCTGATCCGGACTGTGGGATCCGAAATCACAGAACTGGATCGCTCGCGCGCGTTTTGTATCGCACTGGCTGCGGCGATCACCGTCATTATCGCCAGCCACCTGAAACTGCCCGTCAGTTCGACCCATGTGGCGCTGGGTGCTGTTTTCGGTGTCGGCTTTCTGCGCGAATTTCTTGAACAACGGGTCGGGAGAGTGGTCGAGAATGTGTTGCACCAGCATCAAGGCGAACCTGATTTTGCCGAGGCTGAGAAAGTGCTGATGAACTTCAGGAATGCGCCGCCCGAAGACAAGAAACGCATCCTGAAGGAATTGCAGAAAATGGGCCCCGAAGCGGTGATTGATGCCGCACAACGCAAGGAGCTGCAAAAGGCGTTGAAGCGGCAACTGGTGAAACGGTCATCCCTTTTGAAAATCGTTTCAGCGTGGATCATTACGGTTCCGGTTTCGGCCGTGTTGGCGGCCTTGTTCTACTTTGTTTTGCGCGGCATGATGCTGCCATAAGGTGCGGGCTGTTATGTTGAACAGGCTATTATTGCCGACCATCCTGCTGGTCCTGTCCATCGGATTCTGGGCCAGTTCCAACTTTCAGGAAATTGCCGCCGGTGTGGCCATTTTCCTGTTCGGCATGATGATGCTGGAAGACGGGTTCAAGCTTTTTAGCGGTGGCCTTCTGGAACGCGCTTTGGAAAGCGCGACACGCTCGATCCCGAAATCGATCGGTTTTGGCATCTTTGCAACAACGATCATGCAATCCAGTTCGCTGGTGTCGGTTATCACCATTTCGTTTCTGTCTGCGGGCCTGATTACGCTTTTGGCGGGGGTCGGCATTATTTTTGGTGCCAATATCGGCACAACAACTGGCGCATGGCTGGTTGCTGGCTTTGGCCTCAAGGTCAACATATCCGCCTATGCATTGCCGATGCTGGCCATCGGCATCGTCTTGGTGTTCCAGAAATCAAAATATCTGCGCGGGGCCGGTTTTGTGCTGGCGGGGCTGGGGTTTCTGTTTTTGGGCATCCACCACATGAAAGAAGGGTTCGAAGCCTTTAAAGACCAGTTCGATCTGACCCGATTTGCACTGAAAGGGGTATTGGGGCTTGCCGTTTACACGCTTGTCGGGGCGGCGGCGACGGTTGTCATGCAATCTAGCCACGCGACGATGGTATTGGTGATCACGGCGCTGGCCGCGGGCCAGATCAGCTATGAAAACGCGCTTGCCTTGGCGATCGGTGCCAATATCGGCACGACAATCACCGCGATGATCGGATCTTTCACCGCAAATTTTCAGGGCAAACGATTGGCGCTGGCCCATCTGATCTTTAATCTGGTGACAGCCGCTGTGGCGCTGGTGTTCATCATGCCGATCCGCGTTGCGGTTGATTACATCAGCGCGGGCGTTGGAATTGCAGATACCGATTACGCCCTGAAACTGGCGGTCTTTCACACCATATTCAATCTGTTGGGTGTGATATTGATGCTGCCTGTTATTCACCGGTTGGTGGCGTTTCTGGAACGGATGATCGTGCAGCCTAAAGAAGACCTGAGCCTGCCGATATACCTGTCCGAAGCCGTTGACGAATTTCCGCAAACCATTCAGGTCGCGATGCGTCGGGAAATCCAGCACCTTTATGACAATTCCGTCGAACTGATCCTGCAAAGCCTGAACTTGAATCCCAAACAGTTGCTGGCTGTTAAGGATATCGATGCACTGGTTGCGGCAAGCCATAGCCCGGTCGAGTTTGATTTTGATATCCAGTACGAACACCGGATCAAGACGCTTTATTCGGCGATTGTAGAGTTCGCCACCCGCGCGGCCGCAAAAGATATGCCCCCTGACGTGATAGACGACATTTACAGCATGCGCGATGTGGCGGCGCAGATTGTGCGTGCGGTGAAATCGGCCAAACACTTGCGCCGTAATGCTTCCAAATACACGCAGGCGCGGCAGGGTGTGATTGCCGATCTCTATAACGGATTGCGCGCCGAAATTGGCCGTATCCTTGTCGAGATTCACAAGCTTGAGCACACCGATCCCGAAGACCGTTCCGGCCTTTGGCTGGATCAGGAACGTATTCAGGTGGAACGCGACGCACAGGAAACCAACACCCGCATCGAGGCTTTGATCCGCGACCGGCGACTGGACGCGACCAAGGCAACGTCATTTCTGAACGATTCAAATTACGCCTATAGCTTGATGCGTGATCTGCTGGGGGCCGCACGGGCGTATTACATCGAAACCGAAGAAGCCATGGCCGAGGTCGAGCGCATTCTGGCATTGGAAGACGACGAGTTGATCGACGCGGCCCTTGACGAAGAACCAGACAGCAGGGCAGGGCCAACATCGTGATGTATTTCTTGTTACTAAACTGTTGCATTGCGTGGCTACCTTTCCTTGTCAGCCGGAGGATGAGATGGGACTGAAGAAGATCGCTGAAAAACTGGATACGTATTACAAACGTCTTGAGCTTGGAAAAGCGGCCAAGATCCAGTCTGCGCATGTGGAAAAGGTGATTGCCAAGTTGCAGGCAAAGCAGGAACAGCTGAAAACTGAACTGTCGGAGACGGAAAAGCCGTCGAAAAAGCAACGGCTTGAAGGCAAGCTGGCAACCGTGGAAGAACAAATAACGCGTTCCGAGTGGCTGTTAAGGGAAATCGGCTGTGTGAAAACACCCTGACCCCGGGTGTTTACGGGGTCCTTCCATGTCAGACCGCAACCGGCGCCGACCGCTGTTGCGCTGAAATTTGACAGGTTTGACCGAAATCAAAACAATTTCCGCTTTTCAGGCGCAGAATAAACTGTGCCCCGTATAGGGCCGGGCCCCAATCGGAAAAGAGCATCGCGATGAAAGTCCTTCCTGCCGACAAGCTGCGCCAGAGTTGCGATCCGGCGCTGCTTGGCTTTGAAACAACGCAAGAGTCCACCGGACTGGTCGAACTGATCGGGCAGGATCGGGCGATGGATGCCATATGCCTGTCGTCCGGCATGACACATCGCGATTTCAACCTTTTTGTCCTTGGGCCGACCGGAACGGGCCGCCACACCGCAGTGCAAAAGATTTTGTCCGAAGATGCGGCCAAGCGGCCGGTGCCGTGTGATTGGGTTTATGTCAACAATTTCGAAGAAGCGCACAAACCCAAGGCGCTGCAATTGCCCTCTGGCACGGCGAAAACCCTGCAAACCGCGATGCAGAACCTGATTGACGATCTTGCCAATGACATTCCAAACCTGTTCGAGTCAGAAGATTATCAAAGTCAGCGGCGGGCCATCGAAGCGGAATTTGGCGAAAAGCACGAAGCGTCGATGGCCGATTTCGCCGAGCGCGCCAAAGCCGAAAACATCGCATTGGTCCGAACGCCCGTGGGGTTCATGCTGACCGCCATTCGCGACGGGAAACTGGTTAAGGCCGAAGACTTTGAACAATTGGACAAGGCGGAACAGGAAAAGATCGAAGAACAGATTGCGCGTTTGCAACAAGACCTAGCCAAAATTCTGCGCGAAGGCCCAAAGCTTGAAAAGGAACATCGCACCAAAGTCGAAGAGCTTAACGCATCAATGGCGGAACGCGCTGTTTCTGCACGGGTAAGCGAGGTGCAGGCCGAGTTTAAGGATATCGGCCCGATTTCCGGATATCTGGAAGAGGTGCACAAGGACATTATTGCAAATGCCGAATTGTTCCTGATTGCAGCAGGGGAATCCCAGAACGGGCCATTTCCAGAAGCCATCAGAAAATTTCACCGCGATTCCGAATTTGACCGCTACGTTGTGAACGTGATGGTGTCTCAGGATGCGAAAACCGCAAAAGGCGCACCGGTTGGAACGGAGGATTTGCCGTCGTTGGATCGACTGATCGGACGGATAGAGCATGCATCGCATATGGGGTCTTTGGTCACGAATTTTACGATGATCAAACCGGGTGCATTGCACAGGGCGAATGGCGGCTATCTTGTTCTGGATGCGCGGCGGTTGCTCAGCGAGCCGTTTGCATGGGATGCGGTGAAACAATCTATCCGCAATGAATCCATCACCATCACGTCCCTGTCTGACCGGCTAAGCCTTGTGGCCACGACCACGCTGCAACCCGATCCGATCCCTCTTGATCTGCGGGTTGTTCTGGTTGGTGATCCGTTTCTTTATGGCTTGCTTGTTATGCTGGACCCGGATTTCAACGATCTGTTCAAGGTGCAGGCTGATTTCGAAGATGCCATAGACCGGACAAAGGACAACCTGATCCGGTTTGGCCAGTTGATTG harbors:
- a CDS encoding Na/Pi cotransporter family protein, encoding MLNRLLLPTILLVLSIGFWASSNFQEIAAGVAIFLFGMMMLEDGFKLFSGGLLERALESATRSIPKSIGFGIFATTIMQSSSLVSVITISFLSAGLITLLAGVGIIFGANIGTTTGAWLVAGFGLKVNISAYALPMLAIGIVLVFQKSKYLRGAGFVLAGLGFLFLGIHHMKEGFEAFKDQFDLTRFALKGVLGLAVYTLVGAAATVVMQSSHATMVLVITALAAGQISYENALALAIGANIGTTITAMIGSFTANFQGKRLALAHLIFNLVTAAVALVFIMPIRVAVDYISAGVGIADTDYALKLAVFHTIFNLLGVILMLPVIHRLVAFLERMIVQPKEDLSLPIYLSEAVDEFPQTIQVAMRREIQHLYDNSVELILQSLNLNPKQLLAVKDIDALVAASHSPVEFDFDIQYEHRIKTLYSAIVEFATRAAAKDMPPDVIDDIYSMRDVAAQIVRAVKSAKHLRRNASKYTQARQGVIADLYNGLRAEIGRILVEIHKLEHTDPEDRSGLWLDQERIQVERDAQETNTRIEALIRDRRLDATKATSFLNDSNYAYSLMRDLLGAARAYYIETEEAMAEVERILALEDDELIDAALDEEPDSRAGPTS
- a CDS encoding Lon protease family protein, coding for MKVLPADKLRQSCDPALLGFETTQESTGLVELIGQDRAMDAICLSSGMTHRDFNLFVLGPTGTGRHTAVQKILSEDAAKRPVPCDWVYVNNFEEAHKPKALQLPSGTAKTLQTAMQNLIDDLANDIPNLFESEDYQSQRRAIEAEFGEKHEASMADFAERAKAENIALVRTPVGFMLTAIRDGKLVKAEDFEQLDKAEQEKIEEQIARLQQDLAKILREGPKLEKEHRTKVEELNASMAERAVSARVSEVQAEFKDIGPISGYLEEVHKDIIANAELFLIAAGESQNGPFPEAIRKFHRDSEFDRYVVNVMVSQDAKTAKGAPVGTEDLPSLDRLIGRIEHASHMGSLVTNFTMIKPGALHRANGGYLVLDARRLLSEPFAWDAVKQSIRNESITITSLSDRLSLVATTTLQPDPIPLDLRVVLVGDPFLYGLLVMLDPDFNDLFKVQADFEDAIDRTKDNLIRFGQLIAAYVSKEDMLPMTAQGVASVLDESTRMAEDTEKLSLRIGALGDLIREAEHYARARSSRHIENGDIERAVQERDRRASRIKDRMQEAIARKTILIDTKGAKTGQINGLSVLGIGSYRFGRPSRITARVRMGAGKLVDIEREVELGGPLHSKGVMILSGYLTSTYAQDVPFSLHASLVFEQSYGGVDGDSASSAELYALLSALSGVPIDQGLAVTGSVNQLGEVQAIGGVNEKIEGFFETCKAQGLTGSQGVLIPQANAAHLMLRTEVVEAARDGQFRIIPVETINEGIAILTGTPAGIRTADGYFEPETINAKVEQRLRDFAHTRKAFARMSEAAKEQGDT
- a CDS encoding inorganic phosphate transporter codes for the protein MKTKDYLIIESATGLSRAEVGRLGTAILFIVAVMIYAGSKFAHIEQSYLLVAAAVIGAYMAINIGANDVANNVGPAVGSFALSLTGAIVIAAIFEAAGAIIAGGDVVSTVKKGIIDPADVADPQVFVWVMMGALTGAAIWLNAATWLGAPVSTTHSIVGGVMGAGIAAAGWDVVNWDAMGKIAASWVISPVTGGIIAALFLFFLKRTIFFKDEPVESARKVVPFMIGIMVWAFTTYIALKGVKKLVEIDFFNAVLIGLVAGLVAIILVRPMINRAVPSLEHNREGVNRLFTIPLIISAALLSFAHGANDVANAVGPLAGIVDALTAGEGGSSKVAIPLWVMVIGALGISVGLALFGPKLIRTVGSEITELDRSRAFCIALAAAITVIIASHLKLPVSSTHVALGAVFGVGFLREFLEQRVGRVVENVLHQHQGEPDFAEAEKVLMNFRNAPPEDKKRILKELQKMGPEAVIDAAQRKELQKALKRQLVKRSSLLKIVSAWIITVPVSAVLAALFYFVLRGMMLP